In Sphingobacteriales bacterium, a single genomic region encodes these proteins:
- a CDS encoding HU family DNA-binding protein has product MNRTQLVDHIAKEANLTKSQASYALDALTNGVVSALKTGDKIAISGLGSFQLSIRPARTARNPKTGEAVQVPEKKQVKFKVAKGLEDSL; this is encoded by the coding sequence ATGAACAGAACACAATTAGTAGATCACATTGCCAAAGAAGCCAATTTAACAAAATCGCAAGCCTCTTATGCCTTAGATGCCTTGACAAACGGTGTTGTATCTGCTCTGAAAACAGGCGATAAAATTGCCATATCGGGTTTGGGTAGTTTTCAGTTGAGCATAAGACCTGCCCGCACAGCACGCAACCCCAAAACCGGAGAGGCTGTACAAGTGCCTGAAAAAAAACAAGTGAAGTTTAAAGTGGCTAAAGGTTTGGAAGACAGCCTTTAA
- the gcvT gene encoding glycine cleavage system aminomethyltransferase GcvT → MLKETGFTAFHRQLGAKMAAFAGYDMPIVYSSIKEEHLVVRNDAGLFDVSHMGEFFIEGAQALDLLQYLCSNDASKLYPNRAQYSCLTNEQGGIVDDLIVYCINPDQYLMVVNAANIEKDLAWIQQHNRFDARVSDLSNQMGLLAIQGPAAVQLLQPFTDIDLSAIAYYHFAIGDFAGLPNILISATGYTGAGGFELYFQEQQAAQLWQALQTANGGKGIQPIGLAARDTLRLEMGYCLYGNDIDDHTSPLEAGLGWITKFNKDFIGKEILMQQKAQGVHRKLVGLEMLEGGAIPRQGYTVLDAQCNAIGKVTSGTQSPSLDKAIALAYIERPHTETNTEVWVQVRNKEIAAKVTDVPFLKK, encoded by the coding sequence ATGCTCAAAGAAACAGGTTTTACTGCCTTCCATCGCCAATTAGGAGCAAAAATGGCAGCCTTTGCCGGCTACGATATGCCGATTGTATATAGCAGTATTAAAGAAGAACACCTTGTGGTTCGCAATGATGCGGGCTTGTTTGATGTGTCGCACATGGGGGAATTTTTTATAGAGGGAGCACAGGCTCTTGATTTGTTGCAATATTTGTGCAGCAACGATGCCTCAAAATTATACCCCAATCGGGCGCAATACTCCTGCCTTACCAATGAGCAGGGCGGTATTGTTGATGATTTGATTGTGTATTGCATCAATCCCGACCAATACCTGATGGTGGTCAATGCTGCCAATATTGAAAAAGACTTGGCTTGGATACAACAACACAACCGCTTCGATGCCCGTGTGAGCGATTTATCCAATCAGATGGGGCTGTTGGCAATTCAGGGACCCGCCGCCGTACAGCTTTTGCAGCCTTTTACCGACATTGATTTGTCGGCGATAGCATATTATCATTTTGCTATCGGCGATTTTGCCGGCTTACCCAATATCCTCATTTCCGCTACGGGCTACACCGGAGCAGGCGGTTTTGAGTTGTATTTTCAGGAGCAGCAGGCGGCGCAGCTGTGGCAAGCCCTCCAAACTGCTAATGGCGGCAAGGGCATTCAACCCATCGGATTGGCTGCCCGCGACACCCTCCGACTCGAAATGGGATATTGCTTATATGGCAACGACATAGACGACCACACTTCGCCTTTGGAGGCGGGTTTGGGCTGGATTACCAAATTCAACAAAGATTTTATCGGAAAAGAAATACTGATGCAGCAAAAAGCACAAGGGGTGCACCGCAAATTGGTGGGCTTGGAAATGTTGGAAGGCGGAGCTATTCCGCGCCAAGGCTATACCGTGCTGGATGCTCAGTGCAATGCCATCGGGAAAGTAACTTCGGGAACACAGTCGCCGAGTTTGGACAAAGCCATTGCATTGGCATATATTGAGCGTCCTCACACCGAAACCAACACCGAAGTGTGGGTGCAAGTGCGCAACAAAGAAATTGCCGCCAAAGTGACAGATGTTCCTTTTTTGAAAAAATAA
- a CDS encoding ATP-grasp domain-containing protein: protein MKAPLSLLCIASYFKGENFMRAAKEAGCKVYLLTSYKLKDKDWPREAIDDFFYVPSDENNNWNMEFVKSGLAHTMRKLHIDRIISLDDFDVEKGALLREHFRIAGMGQTTARYFRDKLAMRLRAQEFNIPVPAFTAFFYDDAIHQFAAQTPAPWVVKPRSEASATGIKKVHTSNELWNVAEGLGHNRHEYLVERFTPGDVYHVDTLSLDGNVLFSRCSQYLSPPLEVSQGGGIFRSVTVPFNSKDEKELIKLNKSVMKAFGLRHGASHSEFIKSKEDGKFYFLETSSRVGGAHLADMVEASSGINLWAEWAKLEVAEALGIPYILPPVRNDYAGIIVSLSRYSTPDMTPFKRPELRWTLNMEQHVGAIVASSQRERVLEILDEYTALVARDYHAIAPPKAKAGPQTM, encoded by the coding sequence ATGAAAGCCCCTCTATCTCTGCTCTGTATCGCCAGCTATTTTAAAGGTGAAAATTTTATGCGTGCCGCCAAAGAAGCGGGCTGCAAGGTTTATTTGCTTACTTCTTATAAACTCAAAGATAAAGACTGGCCGCGCGAAGCCATCGACGATTTTTTTTATGTGCCCAGCGATGAAAATAATAATTGGAATATGGAATTTGTAAAAAGCGGCTTGGCTCATACCATGCGCAAATTGCATATTGACCGTATTATTTCTTTAGATGATTTTGATGTGGAAAAGGGAGCTTTGCTGCGCGAACACTTTCGGATTGCGGGTATGGGACAAACCACAGCGCGTTATTTTCGTGACAAATTAGCGATGCGTCTGCGGGCACAAGAATTTAATATTCCGGTTCCGGCGTTCACCGCTTTTTTTTATGATGATGCCATACATCAGTTTGCTGCTCAAACGCCTGCACCCTGGGTCGTAAAACCGCGCTCCGAAGCCTCCGCCACCGGTATTAAAAAAGTGCATACCAGCAACGAATTGTGGAATGTAGCAGAAGGTTTGGGGCACAACCGCCACGAATATTTGGTGGAGCGTTTTACGCCCGGCGATGTGTATCATGTGGATACTTTGAGCTTAGACGGCAATGTATTGTTTTCGCGTTGTTCGCAATACCTCAGCCCGCCTTTGGAAGTGTCGCAGGGCGGCGGCATTTTTCGTTCTGTAACCGTACCTTTTAATTCAAAAGACGAAAAAGAACTCATCAAACTCAACAAATCGGTGATGAAAGCCTTTGGTTTGCGGCACGGTGCTTCGCACAGCGAGTTTATCAAATCAAAAGAAGACGGTAAATTTTATTTTCTCGAAACCTCTTCGCGGGTGGGCGGCGCACATTTGGCGGATATGGTGGAGGCTTCTTCGGGTATTAATTTGTGGGCAGAGTGGGCAAAATTAGAAGTTGCCGAAGCCTTGGGCATACCGTATATATTGCCGCCGGTGCGCAATGATTATGCAGGTATTATTGTTTCGTTGTCGCGTTATTCAACACCGGATATGACCCCTTTCAAACGTCCTGAATTGCGCTGGACTTTAAATATGGAACAACATGTAGGAGCGATTGTAGCATCTTCGCAGCGCGAGCGTGTATTAGAAATTTTAGATGAATACACGGCTTTGGTTGCCCGCGATTATCACGCCATTGCTCCGCCGAAAGCAAAAGCAGGTCCACAGACGATGTAG
- a CDS encoding DinB family protein: MTEINRIISLFEKLYDGEPWIDINIRSVLANITPEQAATKPLPTGNSIWEIVNHLINWRTNVLKRLQGILVTTPDNNYFEPIPVQSKVAWARTLDEYDDTQKQWLEFLKNFNPESFELRYPNNNMTYYEHIQGILQHDSYHLGQIVLLSKYLDL; encoded by the coding sequence ATGACAGAAATAAATAGAATAATTAGCCTTTTTGAAAAGCTATACGATGGCGAACCCTGGATAGATATTAATATCAGGTCTGTTTTAGCCAACATTACACCCGAACAAGCAGCTACTAAACCGCTTCCAACAGGCAACTCTATTTGGGAAATTGTGAACCATTTAATAAATTGGAGAACCAATGTTTTGAAAAGGCTTCAGGGTATCTTAGTGACTACACCGGATAACAATTACTTTGAGCCAATACCTGTTCAATCAAAAGTTGCTTGGGCAAGAACATTGGACGAATATGATGATACTCAAAAACAATGGCTTGAATTCTTGAAAAATTTTAATCCCGAATCATTTGAATTACGCTATCCCAACAATAATATGACGTATTATGAGCATATACAAGGCATTTTACAACACGACTCCTACCACTTAGGGCAAATTGTGCTTCTTTCAAAATATTTAGACTTATAA